AGGGGTTTCAGAAGCTGGAAAAAATAGTTTTTGGTTTGCCGGGCGTAATATTGGTTAAAGTATTCACCATCGTATGCGTTAGCTTCGAAATCGGCAAATAGCATACGGAGCACTTCCGGGCCGCGTTTGGTCGGAACCTTGATCACCTTGTCGCCGATCAGCCCGATGCCATCGCCGGAAAATCCTCCTCCCAATAAAACCTGCAGAGCCGGAAGTACCAGTTTACCATTTTTTATTGAACTACCGTGGAACCCGATGTTGCAGGCATTGTGCTGTCCGCAGCCGTTCATACAACCACTGATCTTGATCTTGATATCCTGGTTGTAAATCATTTCCGGGAACTCGCTTTTCATCATATCTTCCAGTACACGGGTAATACCGTAGCTGCTGGAAATAGCGAGGTTACAGGTATCCGTTCCGGGGCATGTAGTGATGTCCATGGTACTGTCAAAACCAGGAGCTGCGAGCCCAAGGCTGTTTAGTGCATGATAAATGGCCACCAGGTCTTCGCCTTTCACAAATCGCAGGATATAACCCTGATTTACCGTCACACGGATGTCGTCGGCAGCATACTGACGGACGATGTCAGCCAGTTTACGAGCCGTATCAGAGCTCATATCTCCCAGTAAAACACGAAGCTGAACCGCGTACCAGCCTTTTTGTTTTTGTTCAAATGTGTTGGTTCTGAGCCATTTGGTAAAAATCTCCATATCGGCTCCTGAAATGCTCTCAGCAGCGATTTTCATGATTTCTTCTTCACTGACAGAAGGCCGGGGAGCGTGGTTTATTGACTCGGAAGCGTTTGTTCCAAACAGATCTTCCGGAATTGCAAAAACTTTATTTTTAACCGCAGTACGCTCCTCTGCTACCCTGGCCATCATTCCCTCCAGTCCCAGGTCGTTAAGAAGGAATTTCATACGTGCTTTATGACGGCGCACCCTTTCCCCGTAACGGTCAAAAACCCTCAGCAATGCTTCAATAAATGGGATCACATCTTTTTCTTCCAGGAACTCAAAGGCCGTTTGCGCAGAAAATGGCTGTGCGCCCAGTCCGCCGCCGATCAGCACTTTGAAACCTTTTACCGATTCACCTTTTTCGTTCACACCCATTTTGGCGATCAGCCCAACGTCATGGATGAATGCCAGCGCGGAATCTTTTTCGGAGGAAGAAACAGCAATTTTAAATTTCCTGCCCATATCCTGGTTGATAGGATTGCGGAGGAAATAGGTGAATATGGAATGCGTAAGCGGGGTTACGTCAAACGGTTCGTCGGGATCAATCCCGGCAACAGATGATGCCGTTACGTTACGGATGGTATTACCACAAGCTTCTTTTAAAGTAATTCCTGCGTCTTCCAGGTCCGCCCATAATTGAGGAGAATCGGAAAGTTTCACAAAATGCAGCTGTATATCCTGGCGTGTGGTGGCATGCAGGTTCCCGGTTGCAAATTTGTCGGAGGTATCAGCAATACGGACGAGCTGATCGGCAGTGATCCGACCGTATGGTAGTTTGATACGGATCATCTGTACTCCTGGCTGGCGCTGGCCATAAACACCGCGTGTCAGACGAAACTTGCGAAAAGCCTCTTCCGGAGTTTCTCCTGAATTGAATGCATTGATTTTGTTATTTAAATCAATGATATCCCGTTTTGCCACGGAAGATACTTTTTCTGAAATTACTAAATTACTCATGGTGAATGTATTCTTATTGCCTATCGGAATAGTATATTAACTCTTATCAGTTTCAAAGCGGCCAGAACTGTGTCGTCTATTCCGGCTGCGATGAATATCGTTTTAATCCTGCTTATTCAATCATACAAGCCCCTACAGTAATATTCGAGGTCTCATCTATAAGTATCGCAGCACCTGTTGCTCTGTTCTTCTGATAAGGATCGTAGGCAATAGGCTGCGCGGTCCGCAGAACGATTCTTGCTACGTCATTCAGTTTCAGACTTTCCACATCGTCCAGCTGCTCGTATGAGTTGATGTCGATCTGATACTCAATACTTCTTACCGAACATCTTGACCTGGCAGTTCCGTGCTGAAGTACATATTTACTTCCTGGTTTCAGTTGCTTTTTGTCATCCATCCAGCAGACCAGCGCTTCCAGGTCCTGGCTTACGATCGGCGAATTGTTAGCGGTAACAATAGTATCTCCGCGGCTGATATCGATATCGTCTTCGAGTAAGATCGTTACAGATTCAAGAACAGAGGCTTCCGTTCTTTCGTTTCCTCCAAACTCGATTTTTGCAATTTTTGATTCCTGTTCTGAGGGCAATACCCTCACTGCGTCGCCTTTGCGGAAGGTACCACTCTGTACCCTGCCGGCATATCCTCTGTAATCATGCAGTTCGTCTGTCTGGGGACGAATTACATATTGTACTGAAAAACGGCCGTCTTCCGTATTCTGATCTTTCAGAACATTTACTGTTTCCAGTACAGAGAGCAATGTTTCACCGGTATACCAAGGCATATTAACGGATCTGTCAACAATGTTATCTCCATTGAGCGCACTCACCGGGATGATGGTAAGGTCTTTGATGGAAAGCTTTTGCGCCAGTTCCTTATAAGCCCTGGCAATTTCCAGAAATGCATCTTCCGAATTGCCTACCAAATCCATTTTGTTGATTGCAACCACCACATGAGGAATACCCAGCATGGAAGCGATCAGCGAATGCCGGCGGGTTTGTTCAACCACACCGTGGCGGGCATCAACGAGAATAATAGCCAGGTCGGCGTTTGAAGCGCCGGTTACCATATTTCTGGTATACTGGATATGTCCGGGTGCATCAATACTGATGAATTTCCGGTTAGGTGTCTGAAAATATTTGTAGGCTACATCAATGGTGATTCCCTGTTCACGTTCGGAACGAAGCCCGTCGGTGAGTAAGGCCAGGTCAATTTCACCTGCATTGCGGGTTTTGCTTGCCCGTTCAATGGCTTCCATCTGGTCGGCCAGAATATTTTTTGTATCGTAAAGCAATCTGCCGATCAGGGTACTTTTACCATCATCAACGGAGCCTGCTGTTATAATTTTAAGTAAATCCACTTTTTATTGATTATGAATGAAGAATTAAGAATGAGAAATAAAAGGCAAACGCCATTTAACACAATCCTAATAGCTTAAAAATATCCTCCTTTTTTGCGGTCTTCCATAGCAGCTTCCGTCTGCTGGTCGTCGATACGGGTTTCACCACGCTCACTGATCCTCGAAACTGTGATTTCGGCTATAACCTCATCCAATGTGGCTGCGCTGGATTCAACCGCTGCGGTACAGGTCATATCTCCCACGGTTCGGAAGCGAACCTGGCGGGTTACGATCTGGTCTTCGGTATCTTTTTCAATAACCGGTGTATTGGCAAGCAAGCGCCCGTCACGCAGGATGAGCTCTCTTTCGTGCGCAAAGTAGATGGAAGGGAGGCTGATATTTTCTCTCTTCAGATAAGCCCATACATCCAGTTCTGTCCAGTTGGAAATCGGGAATACACGAACGTTTTCTCCTTTATGGATACGTCCGTTGAACAAATTCCAAAGTTCAGGTCGCTGACGTTTCGGGTCCCATTGGCCGAATTCGTCCCGGAAAGAGAAAATACGTTCTTTTGCCCTGGCTTTCTCTTCGTCTCTGCGTGCTCCGCCAATACAGGCATCAAACTCAAATTCTTCGATAGTATCAAGCAAAGTGAATGTCTGGAGCCAGTTACGGCTTGCGTTTTTTCCGGTGGGTTCTTTAAGCCCTTTGGCTTTAATGGTATCCTCCACATAGCGCACAATCAGCTTTGAGCCGGTTTTCTCCGCTAGTTCGTCCCGATAATTTATCGCTTCGATGAAGTTGTGGCCGGTATCAACATGAACGAGCGGGAAAGGTATTTTTCCGGGCGCAAAAGCCTTTTGCGCCAGACGTACCAGTGTTATAGAGTCTTTCCCTCCGGAGAAAAGCAAAGCAGGGCGTTCAAACTGACCTGCAACTTCACGCATGATGTAAATTGCCTCCGCCTCTAACTGATCCAGATAATCAAAATTCATATTCTCAATTTATTATTTACAAATTCATTGGCCACGGGCCGTTTTTAATCCAATTTACCTGGCGTGGAGCCCGCATTCTTTTTTTGATTCATCTTCCCACCACCAGCGCCCTGCGCGGAAATCTTCACCTTCCTGAATGGCACGGGTACAGGGTGCACAACCAATACTTACAAATCCTTTGTCGTGAAGCGGATTGTAGGGTATACCGTTCGATTTTACATATTGTTTTACCTCATCAAAAGTCCAGTCAAGAATGGGGTGGAATTTGATCAGGTCATGCGCTTCGTCAACTTCGAGCTTGGTCATAGCCTGACGGTTGCCCGACTGTTCCGCTCTGATACCCGTTACCCATATTTTGGCTCCTTTCAACGCACGGTTAAGGGGTTCTACCTTACGGATAAAGCAGCACTCCTTTCTGTTTTCTATTGAATCATAAAAGCTCAAAGGGCCTTTGGTACTTAAAAGGTTCTCTGCCGCATCTGTTTGCGGATAGTATACCTTTATTTTAGTGTCATAGCGGCTGTTGGTTTTTTGAAGGGTCATGTACGTTTCATTAAACATCCTGCCGGTATCCAAAGTAAATATGGAAATATTGAGGTTGTTTTTTAAAATGAAATCGGTAATAACCTGGTCTTCATATCCCAGACTGGTTGAGAATACGACTTCTCCAGGAAACAGATCAGCTAAAATGGCCAGTGCTTCCGTTTCACTTTTGCCGTCAATGGCTGCGTGTAATGAAGATATGCTTGTGTTCAT
This portion of the Dyadobacter sp. CECT 9275 genome encodes:
- a CDS encoding HEPN domain-containing protein; translation: MSNLVISEKVSSVAKRDIIDLNNKINAFNSGETPEEAFRKFRLTRGVYGQRQPGVQMIRIKLPYGRITADQLVRIADTSDKFATGNLHATTRQDIQLHFVKLSDSPQLWADLEDAGITLKEACGNTIRNVTASSVAGIDPDEPFDVTPLTHSIFTYFLRNPINQDMGRKFKIAVSSSEKDSALAFIHDVGLIAKMGVNEKGESVKGFKVLIGGGLGAQPFSAQTAFEFLEEKDVIPFIEALLRVFDRYGERVRRHKARMKFLLNDLGLEGMMARVAEERTAVKNKVFAIPEDLFGTNASESINHAPRPSVSEEEIMKIAAESISGADMEIFTKWLRTNTFEQKQKGWYAVQLRVLLGDMSSDTARKLADIVRQYAADDIRVTVNQGYILRFVKGEDLVAIYHALNSLGLAAPGFDSTMDITTCPGTDTCNLAISSSYGITRVLEDMMKSEFPEMIYNQDIKIKISGCMNGCGQHNACNIGFHGSSIKNGKLVLPALQVLLGGGFSGDGIGLIGDKVIKVPTKRGPEVLRMLFADFEANAYDGEYFNQYYARQTKNYFFQLLKPLADLSTLQEDDYRDWDHDELFKTEIGVGECASVLVDLVATTITEGQEKLNLAKENFESGIWADAIYHAYNVLITGAKGLLMTKDVTTNTQYGIINDFESNFGKEFKYETPSQFVLPDAEETPFRSLAFSINKFEPTEEFASYFLDTAEQFLNFVRSTREAQLLENGEPALQELSFGKDS
- a CDS encoding sulfate adenylyltransferase subunit 1: MDLLKIITAGSVDDGKSTLIGRLLYDTKNILADQMEAIERASKTRNAGEIDLALLTDGLRSEREQGITIDVAYKYFQTPNRKFISIDAPGHIQYTRNMVTGASNADLAIILVDARHGVVEQTRRHSLIASMLGIPHVVVAINKMDLVGNSEDAFLEIARAYKELAQKLSIKDLTIIPVSALNGDNIVDRSVNMPWYTGETLLSVLETVNVLKDQNTEDGRFSVQYVIRPQTDELHDYRGYAGRVQSGTFRKGDAVRVLPSEQESKIAKIEFGGNERTEASVLESVTILLEDDIDISRGDTIVTANNSPIVSQDLEALVCWMDDKKQLKPGSKYVLQHGTARSRCSVRSIEYQIDINSYEQLDDVESLKLNDVARIVLRTAQPIAYDPYQKNRATGAAILIDETSNITVGACMIE
- the cysD gene encoding sulfate adenylyltransferase subunit CysD — its product is MNFDYLDQLEAEAIYIMREVAGQFERPALLFSGGKDSITLVRLAQKAFAPGKIPFPLVHVDTGHNFIEAINYRDELAEKTGSKLIVRYVEDTIKAKGLKEPTGKNASRNWLQTFTLLDTIEEFEFDACIGGARRDEEKARAKERIFSFRDEFGQWDPKRQRPELWNLFNGRIHKGENVRVFPISNWTELDVWAYLKRENISLPSIYFAHERELILRDGRLLANTPVIEKDTEDQIVTRQVRFRTVGDMTCTAAVESSAATLDEVIAEITVSRISERGETRIDDQQTEAAMEDRKKGGYF
- a CDS encoding phosphoadenylyl-sulfate reductase — encoded protein: MNTSISSLHAAIDGKSETEALAILADLFPGEVVFSTSLGYEDQVITDFILKNNLNISIFTLDTGRMFNETYMTLQKTNSRYDTKIKVYYPQTDAAENLLSTKGPLSFYDSIENRKECCFIRKVEPLNRALKGAKIWVTGIRAEQSGNRQAMTKLEVDEAHDLIKFHPILDWTFDEVKQYVKSNGIPYNPLHDKGFVSIGCAPCTRAIQEGEDFRAGRWWWEDESKKECGLHAR